A single window of Pectobacterium parmentieri DNA harbors:
- a CDS encoding DUF2594 family protein, producing the protein MSNVDFSTTASAETLAHEVTCLKAMVTLLLKAIGQADAGKVIINMERYIAQLEDVEQAAVFDNTIKQIKTSYRK; encoded by the coding sequence ATGAGCAACGTAGATTTTTCTACTACCGCATCCGCTGAGACCCTAGCCCATGAGGTTACCTGTCTGAAAGCGATGGTTACACTGTTATTAAAAGCAATCGGCCAGGCGGATGCAGGTAAAGTGATAATCAATATGGAAAGATATATTGCTCAATTGGAAGACGTCGAGCAAGCAGCCGTATTTGACAACACGATTAAACAAATCAAAACCAGCTACCGAAAATAG
- a CDS encoding DNA-binding transcriptional regulator encodes MMHCPLCRHAAHARSSRYLSESTKERYHQCTNINCGHTFVTLESVTRSIVEPGKINPVTPHPASNKQFQMWV; translated from the coding sequence ATGATGCATTGCCCACTCTGCCGACATGCTGCCCATGCTCGTTCAAGCCGTTACTTAAGCGAATCCACGAAAGAACGCTATCACCAATGTACAAACATCAATTGTGGCCATACGTTTGTTACGCTTGAAAGCGTCACTCGCTCTATCGTGGAACCAGGGAAGATAAACCCAGTGACGCCCCACCCTGCTTCTAATAAGCAATTCCAGATGTGGGTATAA
- a CDS encoding phage late control D family protein, whose amino-acid sequence MINPLNVRAGSKTAPAYLLRLNEQDITTVITPRLLSLSLTDNRGFEADQLDIEMDDSDGKMQLPRRGAVLSVFLGWEGEALIGKGDFTVDEIEHRGTPDTLTIRARSADFRGSLNARRELSYHDTTLGAIVEQVAKRNNLAPMLADGFAGIKIPHIDQTQETDAVFITRLAERNGAIVAIKAGRLLFIRPGTGKTASGKPIPPQIIERSDGDQHSFSLADRGAYTGVTASWLHTKEPQPEKPKTVKVKRQKKVLLHQGAQPQKTHPKAKKAKKEPEAREGDYLAGTDENVLALTTVFATKAQATRAAQAKWDKLQRGVAEFSITLAMGRADLFPETPVQVSGFKQVIDEQEWTISKVTHSLSNSGYVTALELEVLLSDVEYEGSE is encoded by the coding sequence ATGATTAACCCGCTGAATGTTCGTGCGGGCAGTAAAACCGCCCCGGCGTACCTGCTGCGACTCAATGAGCAGGACATTACGACCGTTATCACTCCGCGCCTGCTATCACTGAGCCTGACCGATAATCGGGGCTTTGAGGCCGACCAGCTCGACATCGAGATGGACGACAGCGACGGAAAGATGCAGTTACCCCGCCGGGGCGCGGTGCTGTCGGTGTTTTTGGGCTGGGAAGGTGAAGCGCTGATCGGCAAAGGCGATTTTACGGTGGATGAAATAGAGCACCGTGGCACGCCAGATACGCTGACCATCCGGGCGCGTAGTGCCGATTTTCGCGGGTCACTGAACGCCCGGCGTGAGCTGTCGTATCACGACACCACGCTGGGTGCGATTGTTGAACAGGTGGCGAAGCGTAACAACCTTGCGCCGATGCTGGCTGACGGATTCGCGGGGATAAAAATTCCGCACATTGACCAGACTCAGGAAACCGATGCGGTATTTATTACCCGGCTGGCCGAGCGCAACGGGGCGATTGTGGCAATCAAGGCCGGGCGTTTGCTGTTCATCCGTCCCGGAACGGGGAAGACGGCCAGCGGCAAGCCCATCCCGCCGCAGATTATTGAACGCAGCGACGGCGATCAGCACAGTTTTAGTCTGGCTGACCGGGGCGCGTACACAGGCGTAACGGCAAGCTGGCTGCATACCAAAGAGCCACAGCCTGAAAAGCCGAAAACGGTGAAGGTAAAACGTCAGAAAAAAGTGTTATTACATCAAGGGGCACAGCCACAGAAGACACACCCTAAAGCGAAAAAGGCAAAGAAGGAGCCAGAAGCCCGCGAGGGGGATTATCTGGCCGGCACCGATGAAAACGTGCTGGCGCTGACCACGGTTTTTGCGACTAAGGCACAGGCCACGCGTGCCGCACAAGCTAAGTGGGACAAGCTGCAACGCGGTGTCGCGGAGTTCTCTATCACGTTGGCAATGGGGCGCGCCGACCTGTTCCCGGAAACGCCTGTTCAGGTGAGCGGATTCAAACAGGTGATCGACGAACAGGAATGGACAATCTCAAAAGTGACGCACAGTTTGAGTAATTCAGGGTACGTTACCGCGCTGGAGTTGGAGGTGCTGCTGTCTGATGTGGAATATGAGGGAAGTGAGTAG
- the uvrY gene encoding UvrY/SirA/GacA family response regulator transcription factor — translation MISVFLVDDHELVRAGIRRILDDIKGLKVVGEACCGEDAVKWCRSNDVDVVLMDMSMPGIGGLEATRKILRFMPDIKVIMLTIYTENPLPAKVMQAGAAGYVSKAAAPQEVICAIRAVHAGKRYIASDIAQQMALSQLEPQTDAPLECLSERELQIMLMITKGQKVTEISDQLNLSPKTVNSYRYRMFSKLNINGDVELTHLAIKHGLFTAETLLSSE, via the coding sequence TTGATTAGCGTTTTTCTTGTTGATGACCATGAACTGGTGCGGGCAGGGATACGACGCATTCTTGACGATATCAAAGGTCTAAAAGTGGTCGGTGAGGCATGCTGTGGTGAGGATGCCGTCAAATGGTGTCGAAGCAATGATGTCGATGTTGTTTTGATGGACATGAGCATGCCAGGTATCGGTGGGCTTGAAGCGACACGTAAGATCCTGCGATTTATGCCAGATATCAAAGTCATTATGCTCACTATTTATACCGAAAATCCGTTGCCCGCTAAAGTGATGCAAGCGGGCGCTGCGGGATATGTTAGTAAAGCTGCTGCTCCTCAAGAGGTCATTTGCGCTATTCGAGCGGTACATGCAGGTAAGCGGTATATCGCTTCTGATATTGCGCAACAAATGGCATTAAGCCAACTGGAACCGCAGACAGATGCACCACTAGAGTGTTTGTCTGAACGCGAATTACAGATTATGCTAATGATAACTAAGGGGCAGAAGGTGACTGAAATCTCAGATCAACTCAACCTTAGCCCTAAAACAGTGAACAGTTATCGCTACCGTATGTTTAGCAAGCTGAATATCAACGGTGATGTAGAGTTAACGCATCTGGCTATCAAGCACGGGCTTTTTACCGCGGAGACATTGTTAAGTAGTGAGTGA
- the cycA gene encoding D-serine/D-alanine/glycine transporter, whose translation MVEQSKESADLTSEQGEGLQRNLTNRHIQLIAIGGAIGTGLFMGSGKTISMAGPSIIFVYMIIGFMLFFVMRAMGELLLSNLNYKSFSDFAADLLGPWAGFFTGWTYWFCWVVTGIADVVAISAYSQFWFPDLSQWVSSLLCVLLLLTLNLATVKLFGEMEFWFAMIKIVAIVALIVVGVALVMMQFSSPSGNVASFTNLWNDGGMFPKGISGFFAGFQIAVFAFVGIELVGTTAAETKNPKIVLPRAINAIPIRIIMFYVFALIMIMSVTPWSAITADRSPFVEMFVLVGLPAAASMINFVVLTSAASSANSGVFSTSRMLFGLAKQGDAPKSFGMLSKRSVPSTGLMFSCICLLSGVVLIYLIPNVMTVFTLVTTVSAILFMFIWSIILCSYLTYRKKRPQLHAESSYKMPLGIFMCWVCLAFFAFVIVLLTLQPDTRQALIVTPLWFIILAIAYQFIRRKKQAVDVK comes from the coding sequence ATGGTCGAACAATCAAAAGAATCCGCAGACCTTACCTCTGAACAGGGAGAGGGACTGCAACGGAATCTGACTAATCGTCATATTCAACTCATCGCCATCGGCGGAGCGATCGGTACTGGGCTATTCATGGGCTCGGGCAAAACAATCAGCATGGCTGGTCCTTCGATCATTTTCGTTTATATGATCATTGGATTTATGCTGTTTTTCGTCATGCGTGCGATGGGAGAGTTATTACTCTCCAACCTCAACTATAAATCATTCAGTGATTTTGCTGCCGACCTGCTTGGGCCATGGGCTGGTTTTTTTACTGGCTGGACTTACTGGTTCTGCTGGGTAGTAACCGGGATTGCCGATGTCGTAGCGATTAGCGCCTACTCTCAGTTCTGGTTCCCTGACTTGTCGCAGTGGGTCTCTTCCCTGCTTTGCGTTCTGCTATTACTTACGCTAAATCTGGCAACGGTGAAACTGTTTGGCGAAATGGAATTCTGGTTCGCAATGATAAAAATTGTCGCCATCGTCGCACTAATTGTGGTCGGTGTCGCACTGGTCATGATGCAGTTTTCTTCTCCATCTGGAAATGTCGCCTCTTTTACCAATCTCTGGAATGATGGCGGCATGTTCCCTAAAGGGATTAGTGGCTTCTTTGCTGGGTTCCAGATAGCCGTATTCGCGTTTGTCGGCATCGAACTGGTGGGTACGACCGCCGCTGAAACTAAAAATCCAAAAATCGTGTTGCCCCGCGCGATTAACGCCATCCCAATTCGCATAATCATGTTTTATGTTTTTGCATTAATCATGATTATGTCCGTAACGCCGTGGAGTGCAATTACTGCGGATCGTAGTCCTTTCGTGGAAATGTTTGTACTTGTCGGCTTACCTGCTGCTGCCAGTATGATCAACTTCGTCGTGCTGACATCTGCAGCATCTTCCGCCAATAGTGGTGTATTCTCAACCAGTCGCATGCTCTTTGGCCTTGCTAAACAAGGCGATGCGCCAAAAAGTTTCGGTATGCTATCTAAACGCTCAGTCCCCTCTACCGGGCTGATGTTTTCCTGTATTTGTTTGCTCTCAGGCGTGGTGTTGATTTATCTGATTCCGAATGTGATGACCGTCTTTACGCTAGTGACCACCGTTTCTGCAATTTTATTCATGTTTATCTGGAGTATCATCCTGTGCTCTTACTTAACATATCGTAAAAAACGCCCACAGTTGCATGCAGAGTCATCATATAAAATGCCATTAGGTATCTTCATGTGCTGGGTATGCTTGGCCTTTTTCGCTTTCGTTATCGTACTGCTAACATTGCAGCCGGACACACGCCAAGCACTCATTGTCACACCGTTATGGTTTATTATTCTGGCTATTGCTTATCAGTTTATTCGCCGAAAAAAGCAGGCAGTGGACGTGAAGTAA
- a CDS encoding phage tail protein, with translation MMLTLGLFVFQLQTLPYQNMQRNVDYRWPSNSRVGQRPALQFLGIEEEKITLSGELLPEITGGTLSLLMLETMADQGRAWPLIEGSGTIYGVFVVNSISLTKTEFFPDGRARRIEFTVTLTRVDSSLSAVLGDLRQQADGLIGSAGEMANRAQSAIGGLFA, from the coding sequence ATGATGCTCACATTGGGTCTGTTTGTGTTCCAGCTCCAGACCCTGCCTTACCAGAACATGCAGCGCAACGTTGATTACCGCTGGCCGTCAAACAGCCGCGTCGGTCAGCGCCCGGCGTTGCAGTTCTTAGGTATTGAAGAGGAAAAAATCACGCTGTCGGGGGAGTTGCTGCCGGAAATCACAGGCGGCACGCTGTCACTGTTGATGCTGGAAACGATGGCCGATCAGGGGCGTGCATGGCCGCTGATTGAGGGTAGCGGCACGATTTACGGGGTATTTGTGGTGAACAGTATCAGCCTGACGAAAACCGAGTTTTTCCCTGATGGCCGCGCCCGGCGGATTGAGTTCACCGTCACGCTGACCCGCGTAGACTCGTCACTGTCTGCCGTGTTAGGTGATTTACGCCAGCAGGCCGACGGACTGATCGGCAGCGCCGGGGAAATGGCTAACCGGGCACAATCCGCTATCGGGGGATTATTCGCATGA
- the pgsA gene encoding CDP-diacylglycerol--glycerol-3-phosphate 3-phosphatidyltransferase, with protein MQFNIPTLLTLFRVALIPFFVLAFYLPFVWAPLLCALIFVFAAVTDWFDGFLARRWKQTTRFGAFLDPVADKVMVAVALVLVAEYYHSWWITLPAATMIAREIIISALREWMAEIGKRSSVAVSWIGKVKTTAQMMALFALLWRPERIVEGIGVVALYIAAVLTFWSMFQYLNAARHDLLEP; from the coding sequence ATGCAATTTAATATACCGACGTTGCTTACCCTGTTTCGTGTTGCTCTTATTCCGTTTTTCGTGCTGGCGTTTTATCTTCCATTCGTCTGGGCACCGCTGCTTTGCGCGTTGATCTTCGTGTTTGCTGCAGTAACGGATTGGTTTGATGGTTTTCTTGCTCGTCGCTGGAAACAGACCACGCGTTTTGGTGCCTTCCTCGATCCTGTTGCGGATAAAGTGATGGTAGCTGTCGCGTTGGTGCTGGTTGCGGAATACTATCATTCCTGGTGGATTACACTGCCTGCTGCAACGATGATCGCACGAGAAATCATTATTTCAGCATTACGCGAGTGGATGGCTGAAATTGGCAAAAGAAGCAGCGTTGCCGTGTCGTGGATAGGGAAGGTAAAAACCACAGCTCAGATGATGGCGCTTTTTGCTTTGCTATGGCGACCAGAACGCATTGTTGAAGGTATTGGCGTTGTCGCGCTGTACATCGCTGCCGTGCTGACTTTCTGGTCCATGTTTCAGTATTTGAACGCTGCGCGCCACGATTTGCTTGAACCTTGA
- the uvrC gene encoding excinuclease ABC subunit UvrC has translation MSESFDASAFLKTVTSQPGVYRMYDVGNTVIYVGKAKDLKKRLASYFRSHVASRKTEALVKSIKHIDVTITHTETEALLLEHNYIKLYQPRYNVLLRDDKSYPMVFLSGDAHPRLTIHRGAKHAKGEYFGPFPNGNAVRETLILLQKLFPVRQCENSVYRNRSRPCLQYQIGRCLGPCVSGLVSEEDYQQQVEYVRLFLSGKDQQVLNKLIFRMEAASRELHFEDAARIRDQIQAVRRVTEKQFVSGDGEDLDVISVAFDAGMACVYVLFIRQGKVLGSRSYFPKVPGGTELGEVVQTFVGQFYLQGNLGRTLPTEILLDFTLPDKDLLTESLTAVAGRKVQIQTKPRGDRARYLKLARTNAATALVTKLSQQSTIHQRLATLANVLQLPEIHRMECFDISHTMGEQTVASCVVFDANGPLRSEYRRYNISGITPGDDYAAMAQVLRRRYGKALDDSKIPDVIVIDGGKGQLSQAQSVFDSLQVSWDKNKPLLLGVAKGSDRKAGLETLFFEATGEGVALPADSPALHVIQHIRDDSHDHAIGGHRKKRAKVKNTSTLELIEGVGPKRRQTLLKYMGGLQPLMNASIEEIANVPGISHALAEKIFHALKH, from the coding sequence GTGAGTGAGAGTTTCGATGCTTCGGCATTTTTAAAAACGGTAACGAGCCAGCCTGGGGTCTACCGGATGTACGATGTCGGTAATACGGTCATCTATGTCGGTAAGGCAAAAGACTTAAAAAAACGACTTGCCAGCTACTTCCGCAGTCATGTCGCTAGCCGTAAAACCGAGGCATTGGTCAAAAGCATCAAGCATATTGATGTCACGATCACGCATACAGAAACTGAAGCCTTACTGCTGGAACACAACTACATCAAGCTTTATCAGCCGCGTTATAACGTCTTGTTACGCGACGATAAATCCTATCCCATGGTTTTTTTGAGCGGTGATGCTCATCCACGCCTGACGATCCACCGTGGCGCTAAGCATGCGAAGGGTGAATACTTTGGCCCGTTTCCTAACGGCAATGCTGTGCGTGAAACGCTAATATTGTTGCAAAAACTGTTTCCGGTACGCCAGTGTGAAAACAGCGTCTATCGCAACCGCTCTCGCCCTTGCCTGCAATATCAAATTGGGCGCTGCCTTGGGCCTTGCGTTAGCGGTTTGGTTAGCGAAGAAGATTATCAGCAACAGGTTGAGTATGTTCGTCTGTTCTTGTCCGGCAAAGATCAGCAAGTGCTGAATAAGCTCATTTTCCGGATGGAGGCGGCCAGTCGGGAGTTGCATTTTGAAGATGCCGCACGGATACGCGATCAGATCCAAGCGGTTCGTCGGGTGACGGAAAAACAATTTGTTTCCGGTGACGGCGAAGACTTGGATGTTATCAGCGTTGCCTTTGATGCTGGCATGGCTTGTGTCTATGTTCTGTTCATCCGACAGGGAAAAGTACTTGGTAGCCGGAGCTATTTCCCCAAAGTGCCTGGCGGTACGGAATTGGGGGAAGTTGTGCAAACTTTTGTCGGGCAATTCTATTTACAAGGGAACTTAGGCCGAACGCTTCCTACCGAAATTCTGCTTGATTTCACCTTGCCCGATAAAGATTTGCTGACAGAGTCTCTGACGGCAGTGGCGGGCAGAAAAGTACAGATTCAAACGAAGCCCCGTGGCGATCGGGCGCGTTATTTAAAATTAGCTCGGACGAATGCTGCCACGGCGCTGGTCACAAAATTGTCTCAGCAATCCACGATTCATCAGCGTTTAGCTACATTGGCTAACGTCTTACAGTTGCCAGAAATACATCGGATGGAGTGTTTTGACATCAGTCATACGATGGGGGAGCAAACGGTGGCATCCTGCGTGGTATTTGACGCCAACGGCCCGTTACGTTCGGAATATCGCCGCTATAATATCAGTGGGATTACGCCAGGTGATGATTATGCCGCTATGGCACAAGTCCTACGACGTCGGTATGGCAAGGCGTTGGATGACAGCAAAATACCAGATGTCATTGTGATCGATGGTGGGAAAGGGCAACTCAGCCAGGCTCAGTCCGTATTTGACTCGTTGCAGGTATCGTGGGATAAAAACAAGCCACTGCTACTTGGCGTCGCGAAAGGCAGCGATCGTAAAGCCGGACTGGAAACGCTGTTTTTTGAGGCGACGGGTGAGGGCGTAGCACTGCCCGCTGATTCTCCTGCGTTGCACGTCATCCAGCATATTCGTGATGATTCGCATGACCATGCGATTGGCGGGCACCGCAAGAAGAGAGCAAAAGTGAAAAACACTAGTACGCTGGAACTTATTGAAGGTGTCGGCCCTAAGCGTCGCCAAACCCTGCTAAAATACATGGGAGGGTTACAGCCTTTGATGAATGCCAGCATTGAGGAGATTGCAAATGTTCCAGGAATTTCACATGCATTGGCAGAAAAAATCTTCCATGCATTGAAACACTAG
- a CDS encoding phage tail tape measure protein, whose protein sequence is MSNSLQLSVLLRAVDQATRPFRAVQNAARTLSGEIQGSQEQLKTLEAQAKRIEGFRKTSAQLAITGQALEKAKADAAALAMAFRNTTNPTRAQTKALEEARQKAAELQTQHNRLRLSVQNQRSALRAAGIDTRNLSAAERQLRTNIAGATDTLNRQRAALARVSQQQEKLNAVSKRYEQGKAITAGVRNTGAAAFGLGSAALYAESRLIAPSVEADGHGARIAAQTGGNAADGKQYTRIIKEVNASGVSNDLTQIADAVAAVRSTLGTLGDVGETELARISRKALDMQAALGGEATESIQIAAIMMKNGLAKNSDEAFDLMVSGMQRVSAQMRGELPEILHEYSTHFRNMGFSGSEAMTLLVEMAQQGKFALDKTGDAVKEFSIRGSDMSKASIEAYDAAGLNAAKMSTAIASGGNKARAAMQKTAQGLLKIKDPAERANAAIALFGTPIEDLSIDQIPKFLTALAGAENKLGDVSGAADRMGDTLRDNLEGDIGRLRGAMASLRFNLFNDDDGILRKLTQSATAWLNRVNEWVKANPELARQIVIVAGAATALITVLGGIGLVAWPIMSGINALVAGAGLLSAGFGALSSPLTVIRGAMSGFGRVLMWLFTSPLALLRTGIMFIGSALGVLLSPVGLVVAAIVGGALLIWKYWEPIKAFIGGVVAGFVAASAPIIAAFEPLQPVFTWIGDKIKALFGWFGDLLTPVKSTAAELDGAANMGKRFGEMLAKGLDIATIPMRSLISGVSWLLEKLGLVDEKSKKLPTAENIMPPKEAAALQAGVSNAPTPQGNDAKAIAARYSGVRDNGGGIRLGEFAVVGEHGPEIVEGPVNVTSRKKTAAMASAAMSMSAYRPIAPTVQASPASSPVSIHAPISIVAQPGQSAQDIAQEVTRQLEQRERMARSRAFSQYSYQGGE, encoded by the coding sequence ATGAGTAACAGCCTACAACTCAGCGTATTGTTGCGCGCCGTCGATCAGGCGACGCGCCCGTTTCGTGCCGTGCAAAATGCGGCACGAACCCTATCCGGTGAAATTCAGGGTTCACAAGAGCAGTTGAAAACGCTGGAAGCACAGGCCAAGCGCATTGAGGGATTCAGAAAGACCAGCGCGCAACTGGCAATCACGGGTCAGGCGCTGGAAAAAGCCAAGGCCGACGCGGCCGCACTGGCGATGGCGTTTCGCAATACCACTAACCCCACTCGCGCCCAAACCAAAGCGCTGGAGGAGGCGCGTCAAAAAGCGGCGGAATTACAGACCCAGCATAACCGCCTGCGGCTGTCCGTGCAGAACCAGCGCAGCGCACTGCGTGCCGCCGGCATCGATACGCGCAATCTGTCTGCCGCAGAGCGCCAGCTTAGAACGAATATTGCTGGCGCTACAGATACGCTGAACCGGCAGCGGGCAGCGCTGGCGCGTGTGAGTCAGCAACAGGAAAAGCTGAACGCGGTCAGCAAGCGTTATGAGCAAGGCAAAGCCATCACCGCCGGGGTGCGTAATACCGGGGCGGCAGCATTTGGCCTCGGTTCAGCGGCGCTGTATGCCGAAAGCCGATTGATTGCGCCCAGCGTTGAAGCCGACGGACACGGGGCGCGTATCGCCGCACAAACGGGCGGCAATGCGGCTGACGGCAAACAGTACACCCGCATTATTAAGGAGGTTAACGCCTCTGGCGTGAGTAACGATCTCACTCAGATAGCCGACGCGGTGGCCGCAGTGCGCAGTACATTGGGGACGCTGGGCGATGTGGGGGAAACCGAGCTGGCGCGGATATCGCGTAAAGCGCTCGACATGCAGGCGGCGCTAGGCGGTGAGGCAACCGAGAGTATCCAGATTGCGGCGATCATGATGAAAAACGGCCTCGCTAAAAACAGCGACGAGGCGTTTGATTTAATGGTATCCGGGATGCAACGTGTTTCTGCACAGATGCGCGGCGAACTGCCGGAAATCCTGCACGAGTATTCGACCCACTTCCGCAACATGGGATTCAGCGGATCGGAGGCGATGACGCTGCTGGTCGAGATGGCGCAGCAAGGCAAGTTTGCGCTGGACAAGACCGGCGATGCGGTTAAAGAGTTCAGCATTCGCGGGTCGGACATGTCAAAGGCCAGCATTGAAGCCTATGACGCTGCCGGACTCAATGCCGCCAAAATGTCTACCGCTATCGCCAGCGGCGGCAATAAGGCGCGGGCGGCAATGCAGAAAACCGCACAGGGGCTGCTGAAAATCAAAGATCCGGCAGAGCGGGCGAATGCCGCGATTGCCCTGTTTGGTACGCCGATTGAAGACCTGTCGATTGACCAGATACCGAAATTTTTGACCGCATTGGCCGGAGCTGAAAACAAGCTGGGTGATGTGTCCGGGGCGGCTGACCGCATGGGCGATACCCTACGCGATAACCTCGAAGGCGATATCGGGCGGCTGCGCGGGGCGATGGCCAGCCTGCGGTTTAACCTGTTCAATGACGACGACGGCATACTGCGTAAACTCACGCAAAGCGCCACCGCCTGGCTGAACCGGGTTAATGAATGGGTGAAGGCTAACCCTGAATTGGCGCGCCAGATTGTGATCGTGGCTGGCGCGGCAACGGCATTGATTACGGTGCTGGGCGGGATCGGGCTGGTTGCGTGGCCTATTATGAGCGGGATTAATGCCTTGGTCGCCGGGGCGGGCTTGCTGAGTGCCGGATTCGGGGCGCTCAGTAGCCCGTTGACGGTTATCCGGGGCGCGATGTCAGGTTTTGGCCGGGTGCTGATGTGGCTGTTCACCTCACCCTTGGCACTGTTGCGCACCGGGATCATGTTTATTGGCAGCGCATTAGGCGTCCTGCTGTCCCCGGTTGGGCTGGTTGTCGCGGCCATTGTCGGCGGCGCGCTGCTTATCTGGAAATATTGGGAACCCATCAAGGCATTTATCGGTGGTGTGGTTGCGGGGTTTGTTGCAGCCAGTGCGCCTATCATTGCGGCGTTTGAGCCGTTACAGCCTGTCTTTACATGGATAGGCGACAAAATAAAGGCATTGTTTGGCTGGTTCGGTGACCTGCTGACGCCTGTCAAATCTACTGCCGCCGAGCTGGACGGCGCGGCCAATATGGGGAAACGGTTCGGTGAAATGCTGGCAAAGGGGCTGGATATCGCAACGATCCCGATGAGGTCATTGATATCAGGCGTGTCGTGGCTGCTAGAAAAGCTGGGGCTGGTTGATGAGAAATCGAAGAAGCTTCCGACTGCTGAAAATATCATGCCGCCGAAGGAAGCCGCCGCGTTACAAGCTGGCGTCAGTAACGCACCAACCCCGCAGGGCAACGACGCAAAGGCGATTGCAGCCCGATACAGTGGTGTACGTGACAACGGCGGCGGGATCAGGTTGGGAGAATTTGCCGTTGTCGGTGAACATGGTCCTGAAATCGTTGAGGGTCCGGTCAATGTGACCAGCCGTAAAAAAACGGCGGCGATGGCGTCTGCTGCAATGAGCATGTCAGCCTATCGCCCGATAGCGCCAACGGTTCAAGCCAGCCCGGCATCATCCCCGGTCAGCATTCATGCGCCGATTAGCATTGTTGCCCAGCCCGGCCAGAGTGCGCAGGACATCGCGCAGGAAGTCACACGTCAGCTTGAGCAGCGGGAACGGATGGCGCGGTCACGCGCATTCAGTCAGTACAGTTATCAGGGAGGCGAATAA